TGGCTTTGCCTACACTGAGCTGCCTCCGTACTGGTACAGCGACATGGAGTTTTCTCACGTCAAGTGGGAGGATCGTACGCCTTCTACCCAAGCCTCGTACTATGATTCTCCAGTCGCAGAACAAACACCTGCTGCTAGCGTCTACTACACGGGCCATGAGCCTAACCCGCCTTCTCCTCCGTTCCCGCAGTGGGTTGCGAGACCAGCCTATGTTGCGGCTCCGGGAGTTGAATATCAGTGGTGGGACGGGACAAGATTTACCCATCACATGGCGTGAGTATCGCTTCCGATTATGTGATCGAGAACCTATCTAACAGAATTTAGTTCCCCAGGTGAGACTGGCAGGTCTCCCGGCTACTAAAACGGTATGCATGGACTACGAAGAACTTTCAGCAGGGATAATGACTTGGCTTGATGGAATGAGGTCATTCAAGGTATTGAGTTCTAGTTGTGAATCTTGGCATGCAGCCCAGGGAGAATCTCCAAATCCTTCTTGCTGTGCTCATACTTTCCATCGGTGATCTTGGCACCGCTGGTTggacgctgctgctgcgttTGGCGGACCTTGACCCATTGCTCTGTTGTCAGATGCTGGCCTAGTTCCGTAAACACATTGGATGTCAAACCAAGTCGGTTGAGAAGGGGGCTGTTGTCAATGGGGTCCAGAACGACATTGTTGTTGGGTCTATGATTAGTCAGTATCGTGCAAAATAGAAGTCTGCTGAAGACGGAAAAACACGGCATGACTCACCTGGCAAAGTACAACACACCCAATCGGTCAATGTGTGCCTGATCCGCTGGAGGCGCATGCACCCGATGAATACTCGACTTGATAAGCCCACCCGTCAAAGCCGTCAAAGCATCACaagtattaatagtaatagtccCATCCTGCGGCTTGACCCATTTCCACTGGCCCTCTGAGTTGAGAATCTGCAGGGCGGCAACAGGCTGACGGAAGAGCAGCGTCAACGTGCCAAGGTCTGTGTGTCCAGGGACGTACAGAGCGCCAAGCTTCTGGTTctcctcttggcctcgggCGGCATAGTGCATGTAGCGGAGGTGATCTTCGCCTTTGACGTCGTATTGGTGGGCGCGGACGAGTTGGTCTTCGTCGGGGAGTTCGAGGAGGATTGCGAAGAGGCGGAGGAGTTTGACTACGACTTCATCGTGGCATTTCTAGAAATGTTAGAGGCAAGAATAGTCATGCGTGTGGTTTGACTTGCACGACTGAAGGCttcaatctccttgatgtTGGCACCGAGAACAGGTGGCTGGTGGCGCTCATGGAAGCCGTCAAACTTGGGAATGTTGTACACCTGAATATTATCCTTGACGCCATTTCCGATACTGTATAATTCATAATTAGCGAAAGAAAAGGAACAAAAGCAGTTCTGCTCACATTCGGTTCCCAGCCGGTCTGTATCCGTTGTACTCTCCCTTGACCAGATCACTCTCGTTGTGAtacttgagcttctcctccagaGGTAGAGCATAGAATTCTCGGCCCAGAGCGAATTGACGGTtgacttcttcttggctgatGTTGAAATTTTTGACGTAGAAGAAGCCTGGACAATAATTAGGCGTTGCATTGGAAGCTCGTGTTGTGATTACCCACCAATGTTGCGGACGGCGTGGTCGAGTTGCTTGACGAGCTCTTGCTTGCCGCCAGGTTGGTCAAAGAGGCTCAAGTCAAGAGTGGCCAACTCTGCCCAATCCACTAGTCGCCCATTAGTGATGTTTCAGGACGTTGGTTGTGGGAGACTTGCAGTTCTCCTTGGTCACTGGGACTTGCTCATATCGGTCAATCAATCTTCCTGGCATTTTGAACTGCGTAGTAGTTACCACTTGCGGGGTTAACACAGGGATCAGATAACAACATAAAGGCGATCAAGCAGATAATAAAGAAACCCCGGCCGAGCACGCCATATATACCCACTCCCGCGTTGTGCGGAAGCACTATCCCGATCCCCGGAGTTATCGGCCCTGGCCCGACAAACAACGGCAATTAATTCCGTCTTTGACCAATGAAATTAAGTGTTTTGATATCATGTTCGCGTTAAATGATACCGATTGATGGTGGTTCTGTAGTAGATCTAAGCACGTAATGCATGCGACCAGCACATCATGCGGGAACCGACAACTACTGCAGGACCGAGTGGGATATAGGATGTAGTTTGGGGTAACTTCCCTGTAGATCCCTCGTTTATTTCCATTAAAGACGTTTTATAGTCCTATCGTGACAGTTTGACGACATGACGTCttatgaggaggatgaggcgcCATCCAAGTCTTGGCCGCTTTCAGTATTTGCGATGTCGGACCTCTGATAGATATCCTAGTGCGTTTCATTAGTTCTGGAGCCTCGGCTCGCGAGAGTCATGTAAGAACTGCTTATTATTCTCGGGTCTGCCACCTGCTCTTATCTACAAAGGGTTATTCGAACGACCTATGTTCACTCGAGTGAAGAGTTAAACGCCTGTTGGGCAGTCACTTGGTTCACGATGACAACCACCGACATCAAAAAGAAGAGGCTATCATTGCTTGGACTCTTGAAGGAAATATTTAACTGGTATCCTTCCGAATATTCCTCGGAGGAGCGAAAGTATGCATAGCCAAATACTGCCCTGGACATGGCTGACTGGTTCTAGATTACTCTTTAAGCTTGATGTTTCAATTTTGGTCTTTGCATGTCTATGCTGTAAGCCACTCAGCTATTATACTCAGGGTTTCCAAAACTAACGAATGCCAAGTCTTTGTCAAATTTCTAGGTCGGTATTACTTCACTTATTAAGTATCAAACCTGACACAAGCAGACCAAACCAACATTAGCAATGCATACGTCAGTGGACTCAAGGAGGACTTTGGCCTCTACGGAAACGAGCTCAACTACTTCAACGTCTGCTACTATACGGCTTATGTCGTTTTTCAAGTTCCAGGCATGCTGTTGATGTCTCGACCGGCTTTGTAAGAATGGTTCTCTTGGCACTCGTTCTGATACTAACTCTTGGGCAGAGCAAGATGGCTTCTCCCGACTCTAGAGGTTCTCTGGGGAATTGTCACCTTCGCTCAGAGCCGAGTTACCAATGTGCACCAACTTTATGCTGCACGTTTCCTCGTCGGTATGCTCGAGGCTCCTGTATTTGCAGGCACGCATTTCATACTGGGtaagccatcaccatcccgTCTTCTACTGAGTGCTAAGTGTGGATAGGCTCCTGGTATAGTGGCCCTGAACTCTTCAAGCGCGCCGGAACATGGTTCATCTGCAACCCCCTCGGATCAATGGTGAGCGGCTACCTTCAAGCCGCTGCTTATACCAACCTatctggtgttggtggtatGCCTGGATGGAAATGGCTCTTTATCATCGATGGCATCTTTACTATTCCCGTGGCGTTTCTCGGCTTCATCATTTTCCCTGGGGTACCTGACTCCCCGAGACCCTTCTTCCTGACTGAAAATGATATTTCATTGGCCAAGCAGCGTCTGGAAAGGTACCGTATCCGACGTCCTGGAAAGATTGGAAAAGATGTGTTTAAGCGCACTATTAAGAGATGGCATATTTGGGTTTTTGTATTCTGCTATATGTGAGTTTCAGATGTCCAACTGGGATGATGCCGACTGACGATTCTAGTTGCATGATCATCTCCTCTTATCCTTCTTCGTATATGAATCTCTGGCTCAAAGATGAAGGGTATTCGGTTGGAAAGATAAATACGCTGCCAACTGTCACCtctgccatcaccatggtCGCTTCGTGGCTTGGCACAACCTTGGCGTCTATTTATCCGTCGTGGATCATCTACACCATCGTTGAGGGTTCTTGTATGTTTGCAACAATCTGCATGATTGTGTGGAACATTCCCAAAGGGCTAAAGTAAGTCAATGACACTATTAATGAGGGCAAAGCTGACCAAAGTGCTAGATTCTTTGCGTGGTACCTGTTTGGTGTCTCGGGCTGTGCAAGTCCGATTTTGTATTCAACGGTCAACACCATTGTCAAGGATGACTCCGAGGAGCGAGCCCTTATCATGGTAGGCATAGATTCGCCCCCTTTTATCACTGTAACTAGCTAACATATTGAAGGGATCGATGATGACATTCGGCTATTCTTTCTACATTTGGGTTCCTCTCCTGCTGTTTCCCACAGCTGGGCCCAATGGAGCGCCCAGATGGCGCAAGGGTTGGCCCGTTACGCtggttttcttcttcttgctgtgGTCAGGGTTCATCACGGCAATTGTGCTGTACAAGAAAAGGTGAGAGATTGATGTCAAGGTGGTGTCAATATCTAACTTGTGACTAGTAGTAAGAAGAGAGCGGAAACTCCTGCTGATGACGAGAGTGCAACCGAAGATAGTCTAGTTGATGGAGAGTCTATCACTGTCCAACGAAGATCAGACTCTAAATAGGAGAGGGCAAACAATCGGGATGTCAAAATGTGCAAGGATAGGAAGCATACACGCCATGTGGTGGATTCTAGACATGTCCTTTGGTGCTGAGGCTATCTCTCTGAAGATGGCCGTGCCCAGGACATTGGGATTAAATTTGTTTAGAATATTAACTACAGAATGGAAGAAAACCACACACCCTAGCATCAGGGTACAGCTAGATATGCTAGCTCTTACAGGCACTGGGAGTACCAGTCGTTGGACTTGACACACTTGCCCTGGGCGCAAGTAGTAGCGCCAGTGTATCCCTGTCCGCCACACTGACCATACAGAGCAACAGTGCCAGCGGTCTTGGGCTGCTCCGTGGCGGGCTTGGAAGCCTGAGTCGCGGCCGGCTTGGGCTCTTGAGCCTTGGAGGCTGCAGCAGTGGACTTGTTATCGACAGCAGCGGCGGAGCTTCCGGCAGTGTCGATCTTGCCGGCGCCGGCATTCTGGGGCACAGAGGACTTGGCCTTGCTAGCGGAAACAGCGGGTGCAATGTTCAGGCTGGAGTActcggagaagaaggaggtgtCCTTGTAGTCAAAGCCACCTTGAGAGTTCTGAAGGAGGTTGGTCTGGCAGGCTcggccaagggcaagctgGCACTCCGTGTTGGAGCTGGGGGCAGTGAAGAGACGGCCCTTGTAGTCAGAAACCATCTTCTTTACGTTGATGAAGACGTTGCCCTCAAAGATACCGCGGGCGGTGGCTTCACCTCCCTCGATGGCGTGGCCGTTGTTGTCCTCCCAGACGTTGTTGACGGCGTGGAGAAGAGTCTTGCCGCTGAGGGCAGGGCTGCGGCCAGCGGTGCGCTTGATATAGTTGTTCTGCATGGTGATCTGGTCGTCCTTGCCAACCATCTCAAAGGTCCAGTAGTGGTAGCCGTCGCCTCCAGTGGAGTAGGGGGACTGGCCGTCGATGAAGTTGTTGGAGAGCGTGATACGCTTGCTGGGGTTGAAGCCGAAGACGTAGTGCTGGCGACCGGGGCGTGCAGTCTATCACTGTTAGAAGGTGTTTGAAGTGAGGGAAACGGATGGGTTACCGTGACGTGATCAACCCAGACTTGATCGGCGCCATCGAACGAGATAGCATCACCACCCCAGACGTACTTGGGGTTGAGATCGGTAACGTGGATgttctggatgatgatgttctTAACACCACCACGCATTCTCaaacccttgcccttgatgccGGCCTtgtcaccaacaccaagaatGGTCTTGTCGGAGGCAACATCAATAGGAGTCCTAGCAGCCTTGTACCACGTCTCTCGCGAAGCAGGCTTTCCACCACAGTCGTTCTGGATAATCTTCTGGAACTTGTCACCGGTGCCCCAGCTGGCGCAGACATTTCCAGACTCGGTGCCCTCAGAGGTGGTGTAATCAAACTCCTTGGAGAGCACAATGACGCGAGGCTGCTTGTCGGTGAGCAGCTTGGTCAACTCCTGGATGGTCTGCGGGTGATCGGGAGTCGCCTTGCCACCGCCCGTCACGCCCTTGGCGAAACCTTCAGCCTTGCCGACGACGCTCTGAGAGGCGCCTAGCTGCGCCAGACCAGCTAGAGCAACTAGGAGAGTGGAGACAGACTTCATGATAAGTGTTGGTTTAAACGAAAGTAGGTGTTGTTGATaggtttaaaaaaaaacgagCGAATGACGGGCAAGAAACAATTGTAGAATATACAAGATGAAACTCAAAAAAGAATGAATAATAACCAGAtgaatattaaaaaaaaacttgcCAAGCTCGACGGGGATGGACAATTTAAGTAATGGTTCAGCACGAGAGACGTGATTGGTGGAAGTTGTCGATGCTTTCTTTACCTGAGGCTGTGTGCTCAACCGATGTGTTTCAGGGGCCTTGGTTCGGAACCACGGCATtctagattttttttttttgggtGATGCTAAGCCTTGTTCGGTAGGGCTCGTTTCATCCCAGACCCTTGAATTTGGGAAATTCTACGCGCTGTCAGGGTTAGGACAGCGAGAAATGGGGAACGGAATACGAGCTCTTTACAGGGTGTGTTGTATGCCTTCATTAGAGGTTCGTCCAGTTTTTAAGCTTTAGAATAAGGCTGATTCCTTAGCTCACTTAAAACATGGTTCATCAGATGCATGACATTACTTGGTTTGACTACTCTGATCTGTGCAGCGTTGTGTTGCTTGTCTGGTTGTGGTTTAGAATCATACCGAGGCATTGGACAAATACCCACACTCGCTTCAGGGGCCACCCGTCCCTCGGTAGCGTTCATAAGGTGCCACACGTGCTTGGTATCCTCCGGGCACCGATATTCTTATCGGATGGCTTAGCGCGCTTATCGTTATCGAATCGTTATCGACATCCTGGCCATCACACCTTGAGAGAATCAGAGACTGACATCCCAGCCGTCACACCCTACCTGACCCGGAGAATTCTAATCCGCGACGGAATATTTGTAGAAAATCATACGTATGGAAAGTCTTGGCTGTATGAGAGGTGAAGATGTTTGACTATAAAACCGAAGCCAAGTAGCCGTCTTGCTTCGGTTTCTAATCAAGTCGGCAGTCAATTTCAGCTTGGTATCACAACCACATCCATGTTTATCATGCATTTCGCTCCCTTTCTCGTTTTCCTTGGAGGCATATCCTCCTCCCTATGCCAGGTCGTTGGAACTCCTTATGGCTTTGCCAAGGGCGTCACTGGCGGTGGAAATGCTACTCCTCAGAAGCCCAAGGACATTGCCCAGTATGTTCTCCAGACTGCGAATAACATCACTTACTAACTACGGCAGACTCAAGTCATGACTGGCAGACAACACTCCGCGTGTCATCATGATCGACAAGACCTTCAACTTCCTTGGCTCTGAAGGAAGCGTCACCGAGACGGGCTGTCGTCTGACGAGTGGATGTACTGCTGCCAACGGAGGCCAGGACACCATCAAGTCCAGTGGCTGCGACAGCAACGAGAAGCCTATTCAGGTCAAATACGACAAGGCTAGCCACCTCGGTATGCCGGTTGGCAGCAACAAGAgtcttgttggtgttggcaaCAAGGGTGTCCTGTTTGGCAAGGGTCTTCGCTTCAACGCTGGTGCCAAGAACGTTATTATTCAGAACATTCACATTGATGTAGGTTTTCTTGGAAAACTAAGGGGCATTGCTGACTTTTGCAGAACCTCAACCCTCAGTATGTCTGGGGTGGCGATGGTATCAGCCTGTCTGGCAATGACGGTGTCTGGATTGACCACTGCAAGGTAATGATCCTATGATAGCCAGGGGCTGCACAATACTGACTCTCTACAGATCAGCCGCACCGGTCGACAGATGTTTGTTTCTCAGTAGGTAACCCTCTCCGCAATAACAATCCACCACTCACACCTCCAGCTACGAGGCTTCCCGcgtcaccatctccaacaccaAATTCGACGGCCGCACCGAGTTCTCCCACTCGTGCAACAACGATCACTACtggaccatcatcatcggtgGCAAGGGCGACAAGATCACGCTCGACAAGAACTACCTTCACGACCTCTCCGGCCGCGCCCCCAAGATCGGTTCCTCCGAGGGCACTCAGACCGTGCAGGCCGTCAACAACTACTTCAACTACAACACCGGCCACAATTTTGACATTTCCTCCAGCGGCCGCGTGCTCTTGGAAGGCAACCGCTTCGAGAACTCCAAGACACCCATCACCGATGCGAGCAAGGTGGGTAAGATCTTCAACGTTCCTGATAGCGGCTCGCGCACTACTTGTGCTTCGTCTCTTGGACGTAACTGTGAGATGAACGCCTACACTTCCTCGGGTGCTGTGCCTAGCCGCAAGGATATCGTTGTTCTGTCTGAGCTGGGCAAGTACAAGTCTAACCTGGTCACCCCTATTCGGTACGGAGACGTCAAGGGCCACGTGAATGGCAACTACGGTATCGGAAGGATTTAAGTAGGCGTTTTGCGGGTCAAAGAACGCCATAGACGGGAGATTTTGATTctggaaatattatttagctgTACATAACTCAAGATACGTGTGGCCTGGCTTGAACCACCTCGTAAATCAACCAGTCATGGTCAAAAGGAACTGTCCTGCATTGAACGAATGCGCTCGGCCTGTGCGGCATGACAATAAGTGAGCCTTGTTGGGGCTGTCATGATGTGAAGCTCCCACAGATGTTAGTGACCAAATAAGTAACCTGTGGGTAGGAAGCCCAATGGAGGGGGTGGCTAGGGGCGAGTTTCTCAATGCACTTAACAGTGAAACTGATATAGCATCAGGCTGTTAGCATTGTATCCTCGCAGCGGCGCCATTCAGCTCCGAGGATCAGGTTAGCATATTCGACTTCCTGCAGATTTTCGGCAAGCTAAGGCCCGGTACTATGTTGGAGGAAAGACGGGTTGAGTCATTCTAAACTACAGGGTAGCTTCACCCTCATTCGCTTCGTGAGCGATCATGAGAGGAAGTGAAAGACTTACAGCTCTTTTCTTGAGTTGTTATTACTACTAATTAATCcttaaaccttattttattttattttattttattcttgcTTATTAATTGCTAGAAACTGCTTAAAATTGACTGTCTAAAATCCGCAAGCAAAAGGTTCTGACACATCTTCCAGCTCTCGGCGGGGGTGTTTTATTCCTGCAAAGAGCACTCAAATGGCCATAACAGACGGGCCCCCAAGCCAGACAAGATCCCGGAATTTGATTGCAACCGCAAATTTTACGGTGAAGAAGTACTCGACACGCTGCCGCTCACAATGCCCTTGTCTACCTATGTAGGGTAATACTACGCTTGGATGTCAATGCGTTGgactcctccttctcaggcTTAGAACCCCAAATCTCGGCTACTTCAGGCTCTTCCTTTTCGGTCTTGGCAGCCTAGGTCTCGATCGCGTTTCCTTTCATCGGCAGTGACGGAGGTCTTGGAAGTTTTGTTCCTGGCGCCGGTATTATGACCTCGTCTACGGAGTACCGAGACACTCAATACTAGAGTAATCCTTAGTCACGGCTTGCTTTCTTTGCTTTTGGCTTTAAGCGAAAGTGACCAAAGGATATGATTCGACGGATGTTTAATACCGCGCCCTCGGGCCTGGACCCCTGTTCAGCTGGCGACACACACGGCCAATGGCGGAATTCCCAATGttcaagaaaaaaaaaaaaatgctTAAAAAGTGGAGGGAGCTGAAGCGAGAACCGCCGTTGTTGATACATCATCTAACGGCTCGTCATCTGAGTCAATTCCCAGTGCGTTTTCAGCTATAAAGGGTCTATTAAGATGCTACAGCTAATTGGACTACCGGAGCATGGGCCAATAAAGGCTCACATTGTATTGAATTTATGCTCCGAGAGGCTACACCAAGAAAGACATATGGGGCTTCTGTGACTAACGGCCGAGATGCTATTCCGCTCGGCATCCACGGTCGAGACCTCCCCATATCCACTTAGTGGGTATAAAGAGGGAGCCAGAAGAGGAAAGCAATCGCGAGGGCCCCGAGGATAGCAGTCTTGGTCGCCCTGCTTCCAGGGGCAGACCCTGTAACAAGAACAGTTGTCGGGGCGGCTGGTGTGGCTTTAGGAGAAGACACCACTTCTAGTgccgctcctcctccaacggtACCATCCTGGGAGTCCGTCGCCGGCTGCTGGGCGTTGGGTACGGTAGGAGAAGTAGGCGAGTTGGGGGACTCCGGCAGCTTAGGGTTTTCGGGGCGTTGACCAGTGGCTGAGGACTCAGGGAGCGTTGAgggtgacgaggacgaggccgaAGACTCGGAGTCCGACGATCCTGGGACCTTGGGAGCATGAGCCTCTGGTTTCTGAGGGCTGTCTGGGGATCCAGCATCCGGGTTTTCAACTGTGGCTGGCTTTTCGACAGTTTCAGGGGATCCCGGGAACGATCCGGAGCCCGCTGATGGTGGCGCACTAGGAGACTTGGGAGATCCAGGGGTTGGCTGGTGTTTAGGGATGTCTGCAGCTTCGGGAGCACCCTGGCGATCATCCTGAGGGTGATCCTGGGGATGAAGAGCATCGGGCGAAGAGGGGCTCTGCGGCGACGGAGGGGAAGCTCCGGCTTCGTTGGATCCAGGAACCTCAGGGACAGACAGGGGACCGGTTGGTTTGGCATGATCCAACGATGTCGGCCGAGTAGTCTTGACAAACCCAGAGACAGTAGGAGCTGAGCCAAGGACGCAAGAGTCGTCTCTGCATGCCGGGTAACCGTTTACCCCACTAGCGGAGCCATGCCCGGAACCATTCGTGGAGTCATCCCTGTTGGGCGATGCCGTGGCCATCTCAGGGAGGGTCAAAACTGTAGTTATCGGGCTCTCTCCGCAAACATGGCAGACAACGACAGCTGTAGTGAACCCGGGAGGGCATTCAGTGGCGGCGGGTGGCTGGCACTCTGCCGAAGGGCAGGGCGCAGTGATGGTGTAAGTGTGTAGACCGGGGCCGCTCGGACCGAGTGTTGGCAAGGCAGTGGTGTAAATAAGGGACCCCCCGCCAGTGGATTGACCCTGTCCCGAGTCGGCAATAGTCGACGCAGGGTAAATACTGGTCCGGGTCACAGGGGAAAGGGTGCTTGTGAGCGTGCAATCATCGGGAGTTGACGCTTGTCTTGGTCTAATGGGGAGCCAAGACGCCAGGGCAGCGGCAGGGAAGACGAGAACGAGAGAGAGGAGCATATTTAAACGAGTGTACGATGAACGAGTGGATGTGGGTGCGTGGGGAGTTGTGTCGGTGAGGATGCTCTGGATGTAAGGTGCCTCGTAGGGAGTATTTATGTCCCTCTGGTCCGCTGGTGCTCTCTGCTCCCATCAACACTTCAATCCAAGCGAGGAATGAAGATTAAACTTTTTCTGAACCACGTATCGAAGCAATGAAGCTGATGTTTCTTCCAAGGTTGGTGTTGTGCGATGCCCTTGGTCCTTGGGTGAGAGGGTCCCATTCTCGGCACCACGCTTCCACTCCAAGACCGGATCGGAATTCTGGGATTCGGCGCATTAGACTTCGCTTAAACTCAAGGGACATGATATTTGGATGCCATATAATCGCTCTTCTTGACGCT
The window above is part of the Fusarium falciforme chromosome 3, complete sequence genome. Proteins encoded here:
- a CDS encoding Putative pectin lyase C, with amino-acid sequence MKSVSTLLVALAGLAQLGASQSVVGKAEGFAKGVTGGGKATPDHPQTIQELTKLLTDKQPRVIVLSKEFDYTTSEGTESGNVCASWGTGDKFQKIIQNDCGGKPASRETWYKAARTPIDVASDKTILGVGDKAGIKGKGLRMRGGVKNIIIQNIHVTDLNPKYVWGGDAISFDGADQVWVDHVTTARPGRQHYVFGFNPSKRITLSNNFIDGQSPYSTGGDGYHYWTFEMVGKDDQITMQNNYIKRTAGRSPALSGKTLLHAVNNVWEDNNGHAIEGGEATARGIFEGNVFINVKKMVSDYKGRLFTAPSSNTECQLALGRACQTNLLQNSQGGFDYKDTSFFSEYSSLNIAPAVSASKAKSSVPQNAGAGKIDTAGSSAAAVDNKSTAAASKAQEPKPAATQASKPATEQPKTAGTVALYGQCGGQGYTGATTCAQGKCVKSNDWYSQCL
- a CDS encoding Amb-all domain-containing protein; protein product: MHFAPFLVFLGGISSSLCQVVGTPYGFAKGVTGGGNATPQKPKDIAQLKS
- a CDS encoding Amb-all domain-containing protein, with translation MIDKTFNFLGSEGSVTETGCRLTSGCTAANGGQDTIKSSGCDSNEKPIQVKYDKASHLGMPVGSNKSLVGVGNKGVLFGKGLRFNAGAKNVIIQNIHIDNLNPQYVWGGDGISLSGNDGVWIDHCKISRTGRQMFVSHYEASRVTISNTKFDGRTEFSHSCNNDHYWTIIIGGKGDKITLDKNYLHDLSGRAPKIGSSEGTQTVQAVNNYFNYNTGHNFDISSSGRVLLEGNRFENSKTPITDASKVGKIFNVPDSGSRTTCASSLGRNCEMNAYTSSGAVPSRKDIVVLSELGKYKSNLVTPIRYGDVKGHVNGNYGIGRI